The DNA window TGGGTTCTCACTTCTTCTGCCAAAGCTTCAGCGTCTCTCAGTGATAAGACAGAGCcgcctcatcctcctcctccccgtgTGCTGTCATTGATCCATGTGAAGAATTCAGTAGCTGTGAATCAGACTGAAACTCTGAGCAGcttcaggaaaataaaaacagaaactcgTGGTTCTGCAGCAGTTTAACGAAGCAGCATCGGGATCATCAATAATTCATCAGGGCGTTCGCTGTCCGATGGGCTGGTGCTCAGCAATTTCCTAAACCTACTCTGCATGTGTATATTTAATGGGGTGATATGAGGAGGCTCCTGTTccataaagaaaacatgaaagatAAAAGGTGGGGGAAAAAGCTGCTGGCTCGTTAGTTTGTCAGAACGCTGAGCGAGCAGAAACGTCAGGAGGCCGAGCTGATGCTGATGAAACgctgaataaatgtgtgttcagaggaacatgaggaaacacacaacacctgtcaacacaaacacacaccttcactgaaacacaaagaatcACAGCACACAGTTTGTTCTTCACAGAGTAACAGTCCAAACTGAACAACAGAGGAATCATCAGCAACACCATGAATCTGctcattcaaacattcaaaacCTTTTCATGTcaataaaaacaagacatcttCTGACCTGCAAATCACAGAGTCAACCGGAGGTATTCACAACTGAACAAACCAATCGATATAACAAGCAGCACAACAGGATTCATAACCATCAACTAACaatgtgtaaatgcatgtaaatgtcagctgatgttgttaaatgtcatgttaaACTGTTCACGTCTCAACAGGAAGAGTTTCATAAAGTcatccacagaaacacacacagtgtttcagctgcagattatAAAGTTTAATGTCACTGAATATAAACAACGACATCAGTGGTTCATTATGATTCAGAATAAAATCACCTGAGATTCTCTGAGTTTGTTGAATCAGACTCAGGATCagttcacacactgatgaccaGTTTACAGGAGGTGACTTTAACTCTGAAGGTTTAATCCATCAACCTTTAACCTGAGactcttctttcttttaataaatgaaaacttgtGACCCTGTTATAAACCTGCCTCGTTAAGCTCGTTAAGCTCCTCCTGACTgatctgtgtttcctgtcctcagctgaTTGGTGGAGAGCTGTTCTTCATGTACAGTTGTGGGAACGCCCCTCCTGCCTCTCTACTCGTCTCACCTGACCAGGTGTCTGACGGCCGGTGGCACAGCGTCCTGCTGGAGGTGAACTCCTCCGCCCTGAGGCTGACCCTGGACCGGCAGCACCCGGCCTCCTCCGCCCTTCCCGACCCGTGCCGGATGATGCGCTCTCACGGCGCTCTGCTCTTTGCTCAGGACCCGGTTCCACAGGTCCGGGGTCGGCCACAGAGCTTTGTTGGCTGCCTGGAAAACCTGGAGCTGAACGGGGAGCGGATCGGAGCGGGGGAGGCGGAGGAGTGGACAGggtcagggaggaggagagtgttCGGGGTTTACAGGTGCTGCAGCAGAACGGCGGCCTGCGACAACAACCCCTGTCAGAACGGAGGCGTCTGTGAGGAGGACGCTGCCGGAGGTGagagctcagaggaggaggaggagtttactgaggaggaggaggagtttactgaggaggaggaggagtttttactgaggaggaggaggagtttactgaggaggaggagtttactgaggagggggaggagtttactaaagaggaggaggtgtttaCTGAGGAGGGGGAGtttactgaggaggaggaggagtttacTGAGGGAGGAGTAGTTAACTGATGATTGATCAGGATTATTcacagtttattattttattcaaccatcaacacacagaaacattcaagACAGAGGTTTGACAGAAACACTGGTGACTGACTGCTGATCAATAATCTGTCAATGAAccaaaactgatttaaatcTTTACATAAATCTTTTACATTAGTTTGAAACTAAAACTGGATCCTGGATCCTCCTGGGTCCTGGGTTCAGGACTAAGTTTCTTCCTTGTTGACGGTCTGATCTTTGTGGTTTAACTTCAGATGAAGTTGTTTCTCCTGCAGCTGAACAAGAAAACCAGCTCAGGTTTTCAGAGccagtctgtttctctgtgtctgggTTTGACCTTTGCTTTGATTATTTcctgatgagtgtgtgttgtctAAGACGTCAggtgtgttgtgtttcctgtgcagaGCCTCGCTGCAGGTGTTCAGGACTCTTCCACGGCGCACGCTGCGGAGGCTGCCCGACAACCCCTGTTCCTCCCAGCCCTGCGCCCACGCCGGGGTGTGTTTCCCCAAGACCCAGGGATACATCTGCAACTGCTCCATGGACGACGCTGATGCACGGTAACAACAACAAGAGTACATCTGCAGCATGAGAGGAAAGAACTTCTTATATCTGCAGGAATAAAGACAAAGGAACCAgatctttattttaataaaatgtccAAATGATTGAAGAaccacagaaacatgttttcagctCTGTAATCACTGAACTGTCATCTCTGTGTCCCACATGGAGCCAttggcatgttagcatgctaacatactaatgacagcagagctggtgaaagaggaaataaaatgtctgaacCATGGTCACATCAGCAGATTaaacttcctctgtttctcctccaggtgtcacaaCCAGGTGGAGGTGTGTTCACCTAATCCCTGTCCTGGAGGCTTCAACTGTAAAGTCACTGACGGCTCCATTCACTGTGACCCTCTGCCTCAGGTCAGTCACAGCTGCAgttcatcagtgttttattctaACCTCAGTGTCTGATACTCACCTGAGTCCACCTGTGGTGCAGAAGGTGAACCCGATGATCGGCTACATGGAGATCATGGAGATCAGCGCCAGCGTTCTGGGTTTACTCTTCCTGGTTGGTGTCTTCATTTGCATCAGGAAACGTTATGTTcagcacaagaagaagaagcccGTCTGCGTCCAGGACTCCAACGGGTAAGATCCAGTTTCAGAGTTTGTTCAGGGTGAAGGTTTaaagaaccagaaccagactGGGTCCTGTGTGTTCCTCAGGTATTTCCAGCCCAGTTTGGCCAAAAGTCTGAAAGCCGAGAACCCAGAGAACAACCCCATCGAGATGAGCTCTCTGGTCGGCCCCACCAACGACCTCGACCACACCCCCTTCAGGTCGCTCCGCCCCCGCAGCCAGATCGGATCGTCTGGAGGCGGGGTTTCCAACTCCAAAGACGCAGGGGCCGGTGGTGTGCAGCGTGGCCCCCAACCTCCCGGCCCGGCCCCCGTCCTGCTCAGACAACGACTCCATCAGGAAGAACCACTGGGACATGGACTATGAAGGTCAGTTCAGTGTTTAAGGTGACGACAGGTTATGATCAATAGCACTGATCAATAACACTGAAAACCAATCAGATCGGCCACCAGTCTGTGTGAGGTTTGTCCTCAGAACActgactgtaaaatatataGAAGTACATGATCTGTGTCTCAGCTCTTTAAAGAAACAGGATTCTTATCGGaattcaaaatatttcaaatcagATTTCAGACTCAGATATCTGGATCAGCATCTGCTTCAGAGTTCAGCTTTACTCATCTCGGCCTGTTTGagtatttactgttgtttcaCAGAGAAAACCATCGATCAATGAGTTTAATAAATGATCAGAATCAGTCAATCTG is part of the Lates calcarifer isolate ASB-BC8 unplaced genomic scaffold, TLL_Latcal_v3 _unitig_2047_quiver_1535, whole genome shotgun sequence genome and encodes:
- the LOC108891860 gene encoding protocadherin Fat 2, whose product is LIGGELFFMYSCGNAPPASLLVSPDQVSDGRWHSVLLEVNSSALRLTLDRQHPASSALPDPCRMMRSHGALLFAQDPVPQVRGRPQSFVGCLENLELNGERIGAGEAEEWTGSGRRRVFGVYRCCSRTAACDNNPCQNGGVCEEDAAGEPRCRCSGLFHGARCGGCPTTPVPPSPAPTPGCHNQVEVCSPNPCPGGFNCKVTDGSIHCDPLPQVNPMIGYMEIMEISASVLGLLFLVGVFICIRKRYVQHKKKKPVCVQDSNGYFQPSLAKSRSAPAARSDRLEAGFPTPKTQGPVVCSVAPNLPARPPSCSDNDSIRKNHWDMDYEVYPADPDYYGRPSVQEFPQFDIVEDTYSSSTMDSRRNSRFGGFPFPLDRCDRRAPLPPCYSNQNLDDFLGPDGLPLPSPQCPNEYTAISYYPTQHARSLDNVSTGYKRLSMRLSVAMPSYAEQAGPPPPNPAQPQTRPAGQNPRSFDGSSMVESDYGSCEEVMF